The nucleotide sequence CGCGCCGCTTGGATGAAACCGAAATATTTGTTGTTCGGTTTCATAGGCGTGATGTTCGCCTATGTTCTCCAACACAACGAGAGCTTCCTCATCAACCCGAACCATCCGATCTGGCAGCACTACCAGCCATTCAAATGGTGGCTGTTGCCGCATGGCGTCGCCGGAGCCTGTGCCCTCCTGCTTGGCCCGATGCAGTTCTCCGACCGTCTTCGCCAGCGTTTTACCAAGCTTCATCGAGTCGTTGGGAGGATCTACATTGCCGGAGCGTGCATTGCCGCTCCACTTGGCATCTACATCCAGTATGTGGAGGAACGGACCGGCGGGACAAGGTCTTTCTCCATCGCAGCGGGAGTGGACGCCGCTCTGTGGATCACGACCACCCTCATCGCTTTTTCCTTCATCCTCAAAGGAAAAGTCCAGCAACATCGTCAATGGATGACTCGAAGCCTGGCCGTGTCTCTGGTCTTTGCCGAAGTACGGTTCATC is from Acidobacteriota bacterium and encodes:
- a CDS encoding DUF2306 domain-containing protein, with product MKPKYLLFGFIGVMFAYVLQHNESFLINPNHPIWQHYQPFKWWLLPHGVAGACALLLGPMQFSDRLRQRFTKLHRVVGRIYIAGACIAAPLGIYIQYVEERTGGTRSFSIAAGVDAALWITTTLIAFSFILKGKVQQHRQWMTRSLAVSLVFAEVRFILGVTGWDKLGPTAVETVVWVCLAFSLLLADVALQLQEQLRSRPAVSKVPVAAR